GTTTATGCCCGTAAGCATTTAAAAGTAACTCGACAAAGGGAAGAACACGCCAAGGGACTGGCGCGTAACTTATGCCTAGCTAACGCTAAGGTGGTCTTGGAAGATTTAAATGTTTCCGGCTTGGTGAGAAACCACAGGCTTGCTAAGAGCATTTCTGATGCTTCTTGGTATAACTTCCGCCAGTGGCTCGAATACTTTGGAGAGAAGTTTGGACGGCAAATAATTGCTGTCCCACCACACTTCACAAGCCTTGAATGCAGTAATTGTGGTGCTAGAGTTCAAAAATCCCTTAGCACCAGGACTCACTCTTGTCCACACTGCGGGTACACTGAGCAACGCGATGTGAATGCAGCCAAAGTAATTTTAAGTCGTGCAAACGCTAGGGGAGGGCATCCCCAAAGTAACGCTAGTGGAGTTGTAGCCTCTACTTCTGTTGGTCGAAAGACCTGCAAAGGCAAGCAACAACTGTGAAACTAGAATCCCCGTGCGTTCACGCTGGGGAGTGTCAAATGAATTGTCCCTACAAGCCTTTAATTATTTACTTCTGGTTGAGTAACGATTGTTAATTCAATCATATCTTCCCCAACTTCTGTAATTTTAATATCTACTCCAGGGCCAAAATACCTGGTCATTTTCTCCTGTTTTTCCTGCCAAGCATCAAATGAAATGAACGGCGAATCAAATTCTAAAATTAAGGCATAAGCCCCATTAATTTCCGTTTCTCGTAAACCAGTGACGACTGGGCGGTCTTCATCTGTGGGACTTAGACCCAGATAATTCAGAGCTTCATCTAAATGAGCTTCTTGACCGTAGCAGTATCGGGTGATGTCCTTGCGGATTTTATTTTGAGTGACAGTTGCTTGCTGCTCCCGTAAGAGTAATATTGATGGCGTTGTCTCTTGGCTAAAGGGTATGGGCAGAATTTCATTGGCTTTGAGCGCCAGTCCTCCCAGGAATAGAGGAAACCCATAGAAAAACCCTACAAGGTTAAGTGTGGCGTTATC
This genomic interval from Nodularia sp. LEGE 06071 contains the following:
- a CDS encoding DUF2854 domain-containing protein, with amino-acid sequence MLRKISLGTIGLSIGGILIIVGFVAYAADNATLNLVGFFYGFPLFLGGLALKANEILPIPFSQETTPSILLLREQQATVTQNKIRKDITRYCYGQEAHLDEALNYLGLSPTDEDRPVVTGLRETEINGAYALILEFDSPFISFDAWQEKQEKMTRYFGPGVDIKITEVGEDMIELTIVTQPEVNN